A window from Cryptomeria japonica chromosome 1, Sugi_1.0, whole genome shotgun sequence encodes these proteins:
- the LOC131074873 gene encoding scopoletin glucosyltransferase-like: MVESKEGKHVVIFPYMAQGHFIPFLRLAKLLTYRGLTVSFLTTDANASKLQSQAIGSSIRFLSLSLSPIHGLPPACESTDTLSFTDAQFLFVSTHKLSQPFEEWLKEVMVEPSQKPACIISDVFLPWTAQVASKFGIPRVVFHTTGAMAASLLQYFFTNPVSDIIGDRQIIEIRDHCINVNLRWPQLPQMLRSESSALFISLYPGDISIQQAYASAKESCAATLVNTFDWVEAEYVGYLEESTGKPVWGVANPLHRPQHGIDNESECIRWLDAQKQNSVLYVSFGSQAFLSEEQTKALAMGIAASKQCFIWTIKDPVGSNVNSCDFLPEGFIEETKDRGMVIHGWVPQLLILSHPSTAFFMAHCGWNSTLESISAGVPMVVWPMGFDQFINAKLVTEHLGLGLQICEGLDAIPSSDIVENTVKAAMATEIGEDMRLRALKIKESINEASCKLSGMEGFFYLMYSASAKHCVHM; encoded by the coding sequence ATGGTAGAAAGTAAGGAAGGTAAACACGTAGTGATCTTCCCTTACATGGCGCAGGGCCATTTCATTCCCTTCCTCCGCTTGGCTAAACTTCTTACATACCGAGGCCTCACCGTTAGTTTCCTCACCACAGATGCCAATGCCTCCAAATTGCAATCGCAGGCAATCGGATCCTCTATTCgtttcctttctctttctctctcgcCCATCCATGGCCTTCCACCTGCCTGCGAAAGTACTGATACCCTTTCCTTCACCGACGCCCAGTTTCTGTTTGTCTCTACGCACAAACTTTCCCAGCCGTTTGAAGAATGGTTGAAGGAAGTCATGGTAGAGCCCTCACAGAAGCCAGCCTGCATCATAAGCGACGTTTTCTTACCCTGGACAGCTCAAGTAGCTTCCAAATTTGGAATCCCGCGTGTTGTCTTCCACACCACAGGAGCCATGGCGGCTTCTCTTCTGCAATATTTCTTCACCAATCCGGTCTCGGATATAATTGGTGATCGCCAAATCATAGAGATTCGCGATCACTGTATCAATGTGAATCTGAGGTGGCCGCAGTTGCCTCAGATGCTGAGAAGCGAATCAAGCGCGCTGTTTATTTCTCTTTACCCTGGGGATATCTCAATTCAGCAGGCATATGCGTCAGCCAAAGAAAGCTGCGCTGCAACGCTTGTCAATACTTTTGATTGGGTCGAAGCAGAATATGTTGGGTATTTAGAGGAATCCACGGGTAAGCCCGTTTGGGGTGTAGCGAATCCTCTACACAGACCCCAACATGGGATCGATAATGAGTCGGAGTGCATCCGTTGGCTGGACGCCCAGAAGCAAAACTCCGTCCTTTACGTCTCGTTTGGGTCTCAGGCCTTTCTTTCGGAAGAACAAACGAAAGCCCTCGCCATGGGCATAGCAGCCAGTAAACAGTGTTTCATTTGGACGATTAAAGACCCAGTCGGAAGCAACGTTAATTCCTGTGATTTTCTTCCCGAGGGTTTCATCGAAGAAACGAAAGACAGAGGAATGGTAATCCATGGGTGGGTGCCTCAGCTGCTCATTCTGTCACATCCTTCGACTGCTTTTTTCATGGCGCACTGTGGGTGGAATTCCACGCTAGAGAGTATAAGCGCTGGAGTTCCAATGGTGGTCTGGCCCATGGGCTTCGATCAATTTATTAATGCCAAATTGGTCACTGAGCATTTGGGTCTCGGACTGCAGATCTGCGAGGGATTAGATGCCATTCCCAGTAGTGATATTGTGGAAAACACAGTGAAGGCAGCCATGGCCACAGAAATTGGGGAAGATATGCGTCTACGGGCCCTGAAAATCAAGGAATCCATTAATGAAGCGTCCTGCAAGTTAAGTGGTATGGAAGGTTTTTTCTATCTTATGTACTCAGCCTCTGCTAAACATTGTGTTCACATGTAA